Below is a window of Desulfobotulus mexicanus DNA.
ACCTGGTACGGTAAAAAGCTGTACCTTCACATCACAACCGTGAATTTTACCTAAACCCATGGGCAGAAAATCAAAAAAAAGAGTTCTGTCACCTTCGGTATCAATGGAAACAAGGTCGCCGCTCATATTTTTCCGAAAAAGCTTATGTATGGTTTCAAGATTGGTTGTTTTGCCACAGCGGCCCGGACCGTAATAAACAATTTTACATTCAATGACCCGCTGCTGAATATTAAAAACGGCCATGAAGCCCTCCAGAATTTCAATTTCACTGCTTTTCCCCCGGCGTTAAACCATCCAAAGGAAAAATATCAGCCCTTGATTTCTATATTCAGACACCAGTCCCCTTTTTTGGGTCCTGCATTAATCTGATGTTTGGATGCCACAACTCCGGAACTTCTGAATACCGCCACAGGAGAATAACAACGCATGTCATTTAAGCGTAAACCTACCTTAAGATCATCTATAAGTTTTTTATCTTTACTGGAAATAATAAGACTCACAAGATTTCCGGACTGAAAACTGACATCCAGATCTACCTGATCATTCAACTCTTCTGGAACATTTTCAAGGCGGATACCCACAGAGCTGACAGGAAGTAAATCCATACTGCTGTCTTCTGCGGCTTCCATACCGGAGGTCATACCCGGAATCAGGCTCTGAAAACGGGTCAGTTCCTTTTCGGAAAAAAGACCGGAAGCTTGCCATTGTCGTAAAAGATCAGCTGCTTCTTCTTCCCTTTTATCCTTAACCATGGCGGTAATTAAACCGTGACCTGCATCTTCACCAAACTTTTTATCCTTCAGAATTGCTGAAAAAAGAGCTATGGCCGCAGGATAAGAACCATACCTTGCAAGAAGCCTGCCCTTTTCCAGCCGCATTTCAGCAGGTGTTTCTTCTGTGTCAGGGAGTAGGGTATTAACCAGCTTCGATTCTCTGGCAGTAAAAGTCCGTTTTTCATTTTTTTCCGATGCAGCAGATATTTTTTCATGAAGCTCGGAAATACGCTGCCGAATATCACTGATAAGTGCTTCCTTATTTTTCAGTCCGGCTATTGGTTCCACAAGCTTTTCAAGGGATTCAAAACGGGTCAGAGCCTCATCATAAAGACCCTGAGATGAATAAAGTCGAGCTTCCTTGAGAATAACCTGAAATTTATCTTTAACGGACATGGAATCTCCCACAAAAATGACCTGGCAATGGGTAATTTAAAAGGATTTTACATTATCAGAAGCTGTATGGCAGTACAATCATTTCCATTATGTTTTTTTAAAACTCTATTTTAGACAACATTTTTCAGCAAAGACCACCACGATATTCTAAGATACTCTGAAAAACTTACAATTTCACATGTAAACCAAAACATATACTAACCATGGTAATCATCATAAAGTTTCAATTCAGACGGATTGTATCAAAAATGATCTTTTATAATTTAAATTTTTATAAGCCTTAAAAAAAACGGGCACAGAAAAACCTGC
It encodes the following:
- a CDS encoding tetratricopeptide repeat protein; this translates as MSVKDKFQVILKEARLYSSQGLYDEALTRFESLEKLVEPIAGLKNKEALISDIRQRISELHEKISAASEKNEKRTFTARESKLVNTLLPDTEETPAEMRLEKGRLLARYGSYPAAIALFSAILKDKKFGEDAGHGLITAMVKDKREEEAADLLRQWQASGLFSEKELTRFQSLIPGMTSGMEAAEDSSMDLLPVSSVGIRLENVPEELNDQVDLDVSFQSGNLVSLIISSKDKKLIDDLKVGLRLNDMRCYSPVAVFRSSGVVASKHQINAGPKKGDWCLNIEIKG